A part of Pungitius pungitius chromosome 15, fPunPun2.1, whole genome shotgun sequence genomic DNA contains:
- the fgf12a gene encoding fibroblast growth factor 12a isoform X1, whose translation MAAIASSLIRQKRQARESNSDRVSTSKRRPSPSKDPRSICERHFLGVFSKVRFCSGKKRPVRRRPDAPSKPPQVSHKGCRLEPQLKGIVTRLFSQQGFYLQMQPDGTIDGSKDENSDNTLFNLIPVGLRVVAIQGVKSGFYIAMNGEGMLYRSEMFTPECKFKESVFENYYVIYSSTVYRQQESGRAWFLGLTKEGQVMKGNRVKKTKPSSHFVPRPIEVCMYREPSMHEIEDKHRSRKSSGTPTMNGGKAVNHDST comes from the exons ATGGCCGCGATCGCCAGCTCCCTGATCCGGCAGAAACGCCAGGCGAGGGAGTCGAACAGCGACCGGGTCTCTACTTCGAAACGTCGACCCAGCCCCAGCAAAGACCCCCGCTCGATCTGCGAGAGGCATTTCTTGGGGGTCTTCAGCAAAGTCCGTTTCTGCAGCGGCAAGAAGAGACCCGTTCGGCGGCGACCAG ATGCACCCTCGAAACCTCCACAGGTGTCCCATAAGGGCTGCAGGCTAG AGCCGCAGCTGAAAGGCATCGTGACCCGACTGTTCAGCCAGCAGGGCTTCTACCTGCAGATGCAGCCGGATGGAACCATCGACGGCAGCAAGGACGAGAACAGCGACAACA CCCTGTTTAATCTTATTCCTGTGGGTCTGAGAGTGGTGGCCATCCAGGGAGTGAAGAGTGGCTTCTACATTGCCATGAATGGAGAGGGCATGCTCTACAGATCG gaGATGTTCACACCTGAGTGCAAGTTCAAGGAGTCTGTTTTCGAGAACTACTATGTGATCTACTCGTCCACTGTGTACCGTCAGCAGGAGTCGGGCCGGGCCTGGTTCCTCGGCCTCACCAAGGAGGGACAAGTCATGAAAGGAAACCGGGTCAAGAAAACCAAGCCCTCGTCACACTTTGTGCCGAGGCCCATTGAAG TGTGTATGTACAGGGAGCCGTCAATGCATGAGATAGAGGACAAGCACCGCTCCAGGAAGAGCTCAGGGACTCCCACCATGAACGGAGGAAAAGCTGTCAATCACGACTCGACATAG
- the fgf12a gene encoding fibroblast growth factor 12a isoform X2, whose amino-acid sequence MAAIASSLIRQKRQARESNSDRVSTSKRRPSPSKDPRSICERHFLGVFSKVRFCSGKKRPVRRRPEPQLKGIVTRLFSQQGFYLQMQPDGTIDGSKDENSDNTLFNLIPVGLRVVAIQGVKSGFYIAMNGEGMLYRSEMFTPECKFKESVFENYYVIYSSTVYRQQESGRAWFLGLTKEGQVMKGNRVKKTKPSSHFVPRPIEVCMYREPSMHEIEDKHRSRKSSGTPTMNGGKAVNHDST is encoded by the exons ATGGCCGCGATCGCCAGCTCCCTGATCCGGCAGAAACGCCAGGCGAGGGAGTCGAACAGCGACCGGGTCTCTACTTCGAAACGTCGACCCAGCCCCAGCAAAGACCCCCGCTCGATCTGCGAGAGGCATTTCTTGGGGGTCTTCAGCAAAGTCCGTTTCTGCAGCGGCAAGAAGAGACCCGTTCGGCGGCGACCAG AGCCGCAGCTGAAAGGCATCGTGACCCGACTGTTCAGCCAGCAGGGCTTCTACCTGCAGATGCAGCCGGATGGAACCATCGACGGCAGCAAGGACGAGAACAGCGACAACA CCCTGTTTAATCTTATTCCTGTGGGTCTGAGAGTGGTGGCCATCCAGGGAGTGAAGAGTGGCTTCTACATTGCCATGAATGGAGAGGGCATGCTCTACAGATCG gaGATGTTCACACCTGAGTGCAAGTTCAAGGAGTCTGTTTTCGAGAACTACTATGTGATCTACTCGTCCACTGTGTACCGTCAGCAGGAGTCGGGCCGGGCCTGGTTCCTCGGCCTCACCAAGGAGGGACAAGTCATGAAAGGAAACCGGGTCAAGAAAACCAAGCCCTCGTCACACTTTGTGCCGAGGCCCATTGAAG TGTGTATGTACAGGGAGCCGTCAATGCATGAGATAGAGGACAAGCACCGCTCCAGGAAGAGCTCAGGGACTCCCACCATGAACGGAGGAAAAGCTGTCAATCACGACTCGACATAG
- the fgf12a gene encoding fibroblast growth factor 12a isoform X4: MGDKNAEPQLKGIVTRLFSQQGFYLQMQPDGTIDGSKDENSDNTLFNLIPVGLRVVAIQGVKSGFYIAMNGEGMLYRSEMFTPECKFKESVFENYYVIYSSTVYRQQESGRAWFLGLTKEGQVMKGNRVKKTKPSSHFVPRPIEVCMYREPSMHEIEDKHRSRKSSGTPTMNGGKAVNHDST, encoded by the exons AGCCGCAGCTGAAAGGCATCGTGACCCGACTGTTCAGCCAGCAGGGCTTCTACCTGCAGATGCAGCCGGATGGAACCATCGACGGCAGCAAGGACGAGAACAGCGACAACA CCCTGTTTAATCTTATTCCTGTGGGTCTGAGAGTGGTGGCCATCCAGGGAGTGAAGAGTGGCTTCTACATTGCCATGAATGGAGAGGGCATGCTCTACAGATCG gaGATGTTCACACCTGAGTGCAAGTTCAAGGAGTCTGTTTTCGAGAACTACTATGTGATCTACTCGTCCACTGTGTACCGTCAGCAGGAGTCGGGCCGGGCCTGGTTCCTCGGCCTCACCAAGGAGGGACAAGTCATGAAAGGAAACCGGGTCAAGAAAACCAAGCCCTCGTCACACTTTGTGCCGAGGCCCATTGAAG TGTGTATGTACAGGGAGCCGTCAATGCATGAGATAGAGGACAAGCACCGCTCCAGGAAGAGCTCAGGGACTCCCACCATGAACGGAGGAAAAGCTGTCAATCACGACTCGACATAG